The Aeromicrobium sp. Leaf245 genome includes a region encoding these proteins:
- a CDS encoding branched-chain amino acid ABC transporter permease: protein MDVLAQQILNGLALGSVYAVFGVGFGLMLATLGVLNAAHGTFATWGALTVLFLVNDAGIGFWPALIAGVLVSGLLAVVVDFVAFQPIRRRGGDLLPALITSIGVWIFLLALARMVTGATTSRFSPDAAPSGSISFLGLTLGRTQLVSLVAVAVVGIGLYALLHRTKVGAAMRAVGHSPMAASLGGVNPVLIVATTAFLSGAVAGLAGITMGLNTSTVNFMLGEALLLKGFAAVIIGGFGDVRGTVLGGLLIGVAEVLTAQYVSGSLRDAVTFGLLLAFLVFRPRGLFGSATAMQTVRA from the coding sequence ATGGACGTCCTGGCACAGCAGATCCTGAACGGGCTGGCGCTCGGCTCCGTGTACGCCGTCTTCGGCGTCGGCTTCGGCCTCATGCTCGCCACCCTCGGCGTGCTCAACGCCGCCCACGGGACCTTCGCGACCTGGGGAGCCCTCACGGTGCTCTTCCTCGTCAACGACGCGGGCATCGGCTTCTGGCCGGCGCTCATCGCCGGGGTGCTCGTCTCGGGCCTCCTGGCCGTGGTGGTCGACTTCGTCGCCTTCCAACCCATCCGGCGACGAGGGGGGGACCTGCTGCCGGCGCTCATCACGAGCATCGGTGTGTGGATCTTCCTCCTCGCGCTCGCCCGGATGGTCACGGGCGCCACGACGTCGCGCTTCTCGCCCGACGCGGCCCCGAGCGGCTCGATCAGCTTCCTCGGCCTCACCCTGGGGCGCACCCAGCTGGTGAGCCTGGTGGCCGTCGCGGTCGTCGGCATCGGCCTCTACGCCCTGCTGCACCGCACGAAGGTCGGCGCTGCGATGCGGGCCGTGGGCCACTCGCCCATGGCGGCCTCGCTGGGTGGGGTCAACCCCGTGCTCATCGTGGCCACGACCGCCTTCCTCTCCGGAGCGGTCGCCGGCCTGGCCGGCATCACGATGGGTCTCAACACGAGCACCGTGAACTTCATGCTGGGCGAGGCGCTGCTCCTCAAGGGCTTCGCGGCGGTCATCATCGGTGGCTTCGGCGACGTGCGCGGCACGGTGCTCGGCGGGCTGCTGATCGGCGTCGCCGAGGTGCTGACCGCGCAGTACGTGTCGGGCAGCCTGCGCGACGCGGTGACCTTCGGGCTGCTGCTCGCCTTCCTGGTGTTCCGGCCGCGGGGCCTGTTCGGCTCCGCCACCGCGATGCAGACCGTGAGGGCATGA
- a CDS encoding ABC transporter substrate-binding protein, with translation MTITPLARRLAALSLTLVTATALTACGSSDGAGSDSDVKVGLIAAEQGPFAFAGSSYLKGAELAAELEGVELVVEEGSEDPAKSITAFNKLTGQEGVSEVVCCISSAVAGAMKPLATQKKVPLVVYGATTPDLEDPPYVLRPALLPQQGIAPVAAQLVEELGIESAVHVTASDNDGLVAQSEAARSSTEEAGAEDLGTVKTLVADTDFSGAVTEILSKDADMVTVYTLGEAAATITKALREKGYEGVILANNAVATGPLLKSFGETLADTYYSVEYTPASENASAQEFTKAYEEKYDETPDLFASQGYVAVKYAAKGAADAGDGADAAAVAKSLAAISELESPWGPLTFENGQGTSEDFQIVQIDDAGVPQLWKGAGA, from the coding sequence ATGACGATCACCCCCCTCGCTCGCCGACTGGCGGCACTGTCCCTGACGCTGGTCACAGCGACAGCCCTCACCGCCTGCGGCTCCTCCGACGGCGCCGGCTCCGACTCCGACGTGAAGGTCGGGCTCATCGCCGCCGAGCAGGGCCCGTTCGCCTTCGCCGGCTCGTCCTACCTCAAGGGTGCCGAGCTCGCCGCCGAGCTGGAGGGGGTCGAGCTCGTCGTCGAGGAGGGCTCGGAGGACCCGGCCAAGAGCATCACCGCGTTCAACAAGCTCACCGGCCAGGAGGGTGTCAGCGAGGTCGTCTGCTGCATCTCCAGCGCCGTGGCCGGCGCGATGAAGCCGCTCGCCACGCAGAAGAAGGTGCCGCTGGTCGTCTACGGCGCCACCACCCCCGACCTGGAGGACCCGCCCTACGTGCTCCGTCCCGCGCTGCTGCCGCAGCAGGGCATCGCGCCGGTCGCGGCCCAGCTCGTCGAGGAGCTCGGCATCGAGAGCGCCGTGCACGTGACCGCCAGCGACAACGACGGCCTGGTCGCGCAGAGCGAGGCCGCCCGCAGCTCGACGGAGGAGGCCGGTGCCGAGGACCTGGGCACGGTCAAGACGCTCGTCGCCGACACCGACTTCAGCGGTGCCGTGACCGAGATCCTGTCCAAGGACGCCGACATGGTGACCGTCTACACGCTCGGCGAGGCCGCGGCCACGATCACCAAGGCCCTGCGCGAGAAGGGCTACGAGGGCGTCATCCTCGCCAACAACGCCGTCGCGACGGGCCCGCTGCTCAAGTCCTTCGGCGAGACCCTGGCCGACACCTACTACTCCGTGGAGTACACGCCGGCGAGCGAGAACGCTTCTGCGCAGGAGTTCACGAAGGCCTACGAGGAGAAGTACGACGAGACGCCGGACCTGTTCGCCTCGCAGGGCTACGTCGCGGTCAAGTACGCCGCCAAGGGCGCGGCCGACGCCGGTGACGGCGCCGACGCCGCTGCCGTCGCGAAGTCGCTGGCCGCCATCTCCGAGCTGGAGTCCCCGTGGGGCCCGCTGACCTTCGAGAACGGGCAGGGCACGAGCGAGGACTTCCAGATCGTGCAGATCGACGACGCCGGCGTCCCGCAGCTCTGGAAGGGCGCGGGCGCGTGA
- the tadA gene encoding tRNA adenosine(34) deaminase TadA: protein MTEPAASWDDETAMRRALELAREALVSGDVPVGAVVLDPGGRVVGEGLNTRERDEDPLGHAELVALRAAAATLGTWRLDGCTLVVTLEPCTMCAGAVVSSRVARLVLGAWDDKAGAVGSLWDVVRDRRLNHRPEVASGLLADESSALLRDFFAARR, encoded by the coding sequence GTGACCGAGCCAGCCGCGTCGTGGGACGACGAGACCGCGATGCGTCGCGCCCTCGAGCTCGCGCGGGAGGCGCTCGTGTCGGGTGACGTCCCGGTGGGGGCCGTGGTGCTCGACCCGGGCGGTCGTGTGGTGGGCGAGGGCCTCAACACGCGCGAGCGCGACGAGGACCCGCTCGGCCACGCGGAGCTCGTGGCCCTGCGCGCGGCGGCCGCGACGCTGGGTACCTGGCGCCTCGACGGCTGCACGCTCGTCGTGACGCTCGAGCCGTGCACCATGTGCGCGGGCGCGGTCGTCTCCTCCCGTGTCGCCCGCCTCGTCCTCGGCGCGTGGGACGACAAGGCGGGAGCCGTCGGCTCCCTGTGGGACGTCGTGCGCGACCGTCGGCTCAACCATCGCCCCGAGGTCGCGTCGGGGCTGCTGGCCGACGAGTCCTCCGCCCTCCTGCGCGACTTCTTCGCCGCCCGCCGCTGA
- the araA gene encoding L-arabinose isomerase, with protein MSKQEAREVWFLTGSQSLYGDETLAQVAEQSREVAAMVDGDDRIPVPVVWKPVLTTADAIRRVVLEANADDACVGLIGWMHTFSPAKMWIQGLDALQKPFLHLHTQWHRDIPWSTIDMDFMNLNQAAHGDREFGFVQTRLGVARKTIAGHVSDPAVGERIATWARAATAARDLRSLRLARFGDNMRDVAVTEGDKVEAQRRFGVSVNTFGVNDLVDVVDAVEPGAVDKVVAEYEDLYDVAADLRAGGERHHLLSDAAQIEVGLRRFLEDGGYGAFTTNFEDLGGLRQLPGIAVQRLMADGYGFGGEGDWKTSVLVRTTKTMTAGLPGGTSFMEDYTYHLEPGNQKSLGAHMLEVCPTISSQRPSAEAHPLSMGNREDPVRLRFVADPGEAVVVGLADLGDRFRLTANDVTLVAPDEPLPNLPVACAVWQAHPNLPTAAEAWLMSGGPHHTVLTTAVGIEAFQDLAEILRTELVHIDAHTTPHRFLQELRWNAAYYRLADGI; from the coding sequence ATGAGCAAGCAGGAGGCCCGTGAGGTCTGGTTCCTCACCGGGAGCCAGTCCCTCTACGGCGACGAGACGCTGGCGCAGGTGGCCGAGCAGTCGCGCGAGGTCGCGGCCATGGTCGACGGCGACGACCGGATCCCCGTCCCGGTGGTCTGGAAGCCGGTGCTCACCACCGCGGACGCCATCCGGCGCGTGGTGCTGGAGGCCAATGCCGACGACGCGTGCGTGGGCCTCATCGGCTGGATGCACACGTTCTCCCCGGCCAAGATGTGGATCCAGGGCCTCGACGCGCTGCAGAAGCCGTTCCTGCACCTGCACACGCAGTGGCACCGCGACATCCCGTGGTCCACGATCGACATGGACTTCATGAACCTCAACCAGGCCGCCCACGGCGACCGGGAGTTCGGCTTCGTCCAGACCCGGCTCGGTGTCGCGCGCAAGACCATCGCCGGTCACGTGAGCGACCCGGCGGTCGGCGAGCGGATCGCCACCTGGGCGCGTGCGGCCACGGCGGCGCGCGACCTGCGCAGCCTGCGGCTGGCTCGCTTCGGCGACAACATGCGCGACGTCGCGGTCACCGAGGGCGACAAGGTCGAGGCGCAGCGCCGCTTCGGCGTCTCGGTCAACACGTTCGGCGTCAACGACCTCGTCGACGTGGTCGACGCGGTGGAGCCGGGTGCCGTCGACAAGGTGGTCGCCGAGTACGAGGACCTCTACGACGTCGCCGCCGACCTGCGCGCCGGTGGCGAGCGGCACCACCTCCTGAGCGACGCCGCCCAGATCGAGGTCGGCCTGCGCCGGTTCCTCGAGGACGGCGGGTACGGCGCGTTCACCACGAACTTCGAGGACCTCGGCGGCCTGCGTCAGCTGCCGGGCATCGCGGTGCAGCGGCTCATGGCCGACGGCTACGGCTTCGGCGGCGAAGGCGACTGGAAGACGTCGGTGCTGGTGCGCACCACCAAGACGATGACGGCCGGGCTGCCCGGCGGCACCTCCTTCATGGAGGACTACACGTACCACCTCGAGCCGGGGAACCAGAAGTCCCTGGGCGCGCACATGCTCGAGGTCTGCCCGACCATCAGCTCGCAGCGGCCGTCGGCCGAGGCGCACCCCCTGAGCATGGGCAACCGCGAGGACCCGGTGCGTCTGCGCTTCGTCGCCGACCCGGGCGAGGCCGTGGTCGTCGGCCTGGCCGACCTGGGCGACCGGTTCCGCCTGACCGCCAACGACGTCACTCTCGTGGCTCCGGACGAGCCGCTGCCGAACCTGCCGGTGGCGTGCGCCGTGTGGCAGGCGCACCCGAACCTGCCCACGGCGGCAGAGGCGTGGCTCATGTCGGGCGGTCCGCACCACACGGTGCTCACCACGGCCGTCGGCATCGAGGCGTTCCAGGACCTCGCGGAGATCCTGCGCACCGAGCTCGTGCACATCGACGCCCACACGACGCCGCACCGGTTCCTGCAGGAGCTGCGCTGGAACGCGGCGTACTACCGCCTGGCCGACGGGATCTGA
- a CDS encoding L-ribulose-5-phosphate 4-epimerase, which translates to MTVTADVSAAITTLREQVCALHAELTRYALVVWTAGNVSARVPGHDLMLIKPSGVSYDDLTPENMVLCDLDGEVLEGDLAPSSDTAAQAYVYRHMPHVGGVVHTHSTYATAWASRAEPIPCVLTMMADEFGGDIPVGPFALIGDDSIGRGIVETLEGSRSPAVLMQNHGVFSIGKDARSAVKAAVMCEDVARTVHVARQLGEPVPIAEQQVTSLFDRYQNVYGQ; encoded by the coding sequence GTGACCGTCACCGCCGACGTGTCGGCAGCGATCACGACGCTCCGCGAGCAGGTGTGCGCACTGCACGCCGAGCTGACCCGCTACGCGCTGGTGGTCTGGACCGCCGGCAACGTCTCGGCGCGCGTGCCCGGTCACGACCTCATGCTGATCAAGCCCAGCGGCGTCTCCTACGACGACCTGACGCCCGAGAACATGGTGCTGTGCGACCTCGACGGCGAGGTGCTCGAGGGCGACCTCGCGCCCAGCTCGGACACCGCCGCCCAGGCCTACGTCTACCGGCACATGCCGCACGTCGGGGGCGTGGTGCACACGCACTCCACCTACGCCACGGCGTGGGCGTCGCGGGCCGAGCCGATCCCGTGTGTGCTCACGATGATGGCCGACGAGTTCGGTGGCGACATCCCCGTCGGACCGTTCGCGCTCATCGGTGACGACTCCATCGGCCGCGGCATCGTCGAGACGCTCGAGGGCAGCAGGTCCCCGGCCGTGCTCATGCAGAACCACGGCGTGTTCAGCATCGGCAAGGACGCCCGCTCGGCCGTCAAGGCCGCCGTCATGTGCGAGGACGTGGCCCGCACGGTGCACGTGGCCCGCCAGCTGGGCGAGCCCGTCCCCATCGCCGAGCAGCAGGTCACGAGCCTGTTCGACCGCTACCAGAACGTCTACGGGCAATAG
- the araB gene encoding ribulokinase — MSAARETYVVGVDYGTLSGRALVVRVSDGAELASAVHAYPHAVLERTLPASLTGGADVDLEPDWALQVPQDYREVLQVAVPAAVREAGIDPADVVGIATDFTACTMVPTLVDGTPLNEVDGLADRPHAYVKLWKHHAAQGQADRVNGLAAERAEPWLARYGGLLSSEWELAKGLQLLEEDPDLYARTERWVEAADWIVWELCGTYVRNACSAGYKGVLQDGAYPSSDFLAALDPRFAGYVTDKVEQPIGQLGDRAGTLTARAAAWTGLPEGIAVAVGNVDAHVSAPAAQAVDHGQMVAIMGTSTCHVVSAGVLRDVPGMCGVVDGGIVAGSWGYEAGQSGVGDIFGWFVEHGVPPSVHEEAAAHGRSVHEHLTALAAEQEVGEHGLVALDWHSGNRSVLVDHELSGLVVGQTLATRPEDVYRALIEATAFGTRTIIEAFTSSGVPVEELVVAGGLSKNRLLMQIYADVTRLPLSVVGSEQGPALGSALHAAVAAGAYADIRAAAKVMGSVQRGVFTPDEDAALRYDVLFGEYTALHDHFGRGGNDVMHRLRAVRRDAVRRRHARKDPS; from the coding sequence ATGAGCGCCGCGCGCGAGACCTACGTGGTGGGCGTCGACTACGGGACCCTCTCGGGCCGTGCGCTCGTCGTCCGTGTCAGCGACGGCGCCGAGCTGGCCTCGGCCGTGCACGCGTACCCGCACGCGGTGCTCGAGCGCACGCTGCCGGCGAGCCTCACCGGCGGCGCCGACGTCGACCTCGAGCCCGACTGGGCGCTGCAGGTGCCGCAGGACTACCGCGAGGTGCTGCAGGTCGCCGTGCCCGCCGCCGTGCGCGAGGCGGGCATCGACCCGGCCGACGTCGTCGGCATCGCCACCGACTTCACCGCCTGCACCATGGTGCCGACGCTGGTCGACGGCACCCCGCTGAACGAGGTCGACGGCCTCGCCGACCGGCCCCACGCCTACGTCAAGCTCTGGAAGCACCACGCCGCGCAGGGCCAGGCCGACCGCGTCAACGGCCTGGCCGCCGAGCGTGCCGAGCCCTGGCTGGCGCGCTACGGCGGACTCCTGTCCTCGGAGTGGGAGCTGGCCAAGGGGCTGCAGCTGCTCGAGGAGGATCCCGACCTGTACGCGCGGACCGAGCGCTGGGTCGAGGCGGCCGACTGGATCGTGTGGGAGCTGTGCGGCACCTACGTGCGCAACGCCTGCTCCGCCGGGTACAAGGGCGTGCTGCAGGACGGCGCGTACCCGTCGAGCGACTTCCTGGCCGCGCTCGACCCCCGCTTCGCGGGCTACGTGACCGACAAGGTCGAGCAGCCCATCGGCCAGCTCGGCGACCGCGCCGGCACGCTGACCGCCCGCGCCGCCGCCTGGACCGGACTGCCCGAGGGCATCGCCGTGGCCGTGGGCAACGTCGACGCCCACGTGAGCGCCCCCGCGGCCCAGGCCGTCGACCACGGCCAGATGGTCGCCATCATGGGCACCTCCACGTGCCACGTGGTGAGCGCCGGCGTGCTGCGGGACGTGCCCGGCATGTGCGGTGTCGTCGACGGCGGCATCGTCGCCGGCAGCTGGGGCTACGAGGCCGGACAGAGCGGTGTCGGTGACATCTTCGGCTGGTTCGTCGAGCACGGCGTGCCGCCGTCCGTGCACGAGGAGGCGGCCGCGCACGGCCGCTCCGTGCACGAGCACCTCACCGCCCTCGCGGCGGAGCAGGAGGTGGGCGAGCACGGTCTCGTCGCCCTCGACTGGCACAGCGGCAACCGCTCGGTGCTGGTCGACCACGAGCTCTCGGGGCTCGTCGTCGGCCAGACGCTGGCCACCCGGCCGGAGGACGTGTACCGCGCCCTCATCGAGGCCACCGCCTTCGGCACACGCACCATCATCGAGGCCTTCACGTCCTCCGGCGTCCCCGTCGAGGAGCTCGTGGTGGCCGGGGGGCTGTCGAAGAACCGCCTGCTCATGCAGATCTACGCCGACGTGACGCGCCTGCCGCTGTCCGTCGTCGGGTCCGAGCAGGGCCCAGCACTGGGCTCTGCCCTCCATGCCGCCGTCGCGGCCGGCGCGTACGCGGACATACGCGCCGCCGCGAAGGTGATGGGGTCGGTGCAGCGCGGTGTGTTCACCCCGGACGAGGACGCCGCACTGCGGTACGACGTCCTGTTCGGCGAGTACACCGCGCTGCACGATCACTTCGGTCGAGGCGGGAACGACGTCATGCACCGGCTGCGCGCGGTCCGTCGCGACGCCGTCCGTCGTCGCCACGCCCGGAAGGATCCGTCGTGA
- a CDS encoding LacI family DNA-binding transcriptional regulator: protein MTLKHEGPRTPVMADVAALAGVSHQTVSRVVNGLPHVGEATRDRVLAAIKELDYRPNTAARTLVTRRSSIIGIISTETGLYGPNSIHRTVEEAAREAGYFAGSVGLKTITADGLQDAIEHLRRQSVEGIVMIAAQHEALDLIRRQDPGVPLVVVEGDLTRAKFAVGVDQHLGASEATRHLLDLGHTRIAHVSGPRGWTEAEARAQGWRDALVAAGLEPGPCLEGDWTAECGYALGLELATQHDVDAIFVANDQMAIGVLRALHESGRSVPADVSVVGFDDSPEAGYLIPPLTTVRQDFPAVGRRAIAVLHAAIVGEDEDLDRLVAPHLVVRSSTAPRPTGATAGGQG from the coding sequence ATGACGCTCAAGCACGAGGGGCCCCGCACCCCGGTGATGGCCGACGTGGCCGCGCTCGCCGGGGTGTCCCACCAGACGGTCTCGCGCGTGGTGAACGGTCTGCCGCACGTCGGCGAGGCCACTCGCGACCGCGTCCTCGCGGCCATCAAGGAGCTCGACTACCGGCCCAACACCGCGGCGCGCACGCTCGTGACACGGCGTTCGTCGATCATCGGCATCATCAGCACCGAGACCGGGCTGTACGGGCCGAACAGCATCCACCGCACGGTCGAGGAGGCCGCGCGCGAGGCCGGCTACTTCGCCGGCTCGGTCGGGCTGAAGACCATCACCGCCGACGGCCTGCAGGACGCGATCGAGCACCTGCGACGCCAGTCCGTCGAGGGCATCGTCATGATCGCCGCCCAGCACGAGGCGCTCGACCTCATCCGCCGCCAGGACCCGGGCGTCCCGCTCGTGGTGGTCGAGGGCGACCTGACGCGGGCCAAGTTCGCGGTCGGCGTCGACCAGCACCTCGGCGCGAGCGAGGCCACCCGGCACCTCCTCGACCTCGGCCACACGCGGATCGCGCACGTCAGCGGCCCGCGAGGCTGGACCGAGGCCGAGGCTCGCGCCCAGGGGTGGCGCGACGCGCTCGTCGCGGCCGGGCTCGAGCCCGGGCCGTGCCTCGAGGGCGACTGGACCGCCGAGTGCGGCTACGCGCTCGGGCTGGAGCTGGCCACCCAGCACGACGTCGACGCGATCTTCGTGGCCAACGACCAGATGGCCATCGGCGTGCTGCGTGCCCTGCACGAGTCCGGACGCTCCGTGCCGGCCGACGTGAGCGTCGTCGGCTTCGACGACTCGCCGGAGGCGGGCTACCTGATCCCGCCGCTCACGACGGTCCGGCAGGACTTCCCGGCCGTCGGTCGTCGCGCGATCGCCGTGCTCCACGCCGCGATCGTGGGCGAGGACGAGGACCTCGACCGGCTCGTGGCGCCGCACCTCGTCGTGCGTTCCAGCACGGCGCCCCGTCCCACCGGGGCTACCGCAGGAGGACAGGGATGA
- the yjfF gene encoding galactofuranose ABC transporter, permease protein YjfF — protein sequence MTTATVSTGSALDRLKGYRPPDRYLPVIATFAVFVGMFGLGSSRYEGFSSPQVVANLFVDNAFLIVLAVGMTFVILTGGIDLSVGSVVALSTMVAASTLQAGWNPALAIIAVLLTGTVIGLGHGLVIHYLGIQPFIATLAGMFLARGLCYLISVESIPIRDPFFSTLASGTVTLPGDVYVTWTALLALAVVGIAAWVLHLTRFGRTVYAVGGSEPSAVLMGLRVARVKVGVYVVSGFCSALAGLLFSLYMLSGYSLHAVGMELDAIAAVVIGGTLLVGGRGMVLGSLLGVLVLGTIQTFISFDGTLSSWWTKISIGVLLLVFVVMQRFFTRRQA from the coding sequence ATGACCACCGCGACCGTCTCCACCGGCTCGGCGCTGGACCGGCTGAAGGGATACCGCCCGCCGGACCGCTACCTGCCGGTGATCGCCACCTTCGCCGTGTTCGTCGGCATGTTCGGCCTCGGGTCGTCGCGCTACGAGGGCTTCTCCTCGCCGCAGGTCGTCGCGAACCTCTTCGTCGACAACGCCTTCCTCATCGTCCTGGCCGTCGGCATGACGTTCGTGATCCTCACGGGCGGCATCGACCTCAGCGTCGGCTCGGTGGTGGCCCTCTCGACCATGGTGGCCGCCTCGACCCTGCAGGCAGGCTGGAACCCGGCGCTCGCGATCATCGCCGTGCTGCTCACCGGCACCGTGATCGGCCTGGGCCACGGGCTGGTGATCCACTACCTCGGCATCCAGCCCTTCATCGCCACGCTCGCGGGCATGTTCCTCGCGCGGGGCCTGTGCTATCTGATCAGCGTGGAGTCGATCCCGATCCGCGACCCGTTCTTCTCCACCCTGGCCTCCGGCACGGTGACGCTGCCCGGCGACGTCTACGTCACCTGGACCGCGCTGCTGGCGCTGGCCGTCGTCGGGATCGCCGCGTGGGTGCTGCACCTGACCCGCTTCGGACGCACGGTGTACGCCGTCGGCGGCAGCGAGCCGTCGGCCGTCCTCATGGGCCTGCGCGTGGCCCGTGTGAAGGTCGGCGTGTACGTGGTGAGCGGCTTCTGCTCCGCCCTCGCCGGGCTGCTGTTCTCGCTCTACATGCTGTCGGGCTACAGCCTGCACGCCGTGGGCATGGAGCTGGACGCGATCGCCGCCGTGGTGATCGGCGGGACGCTGCTCGTCGGCGGCCGTGGCATGGTGCTGGGGTCGTTGCTCGGCGTGCTCGTCCTGGGCACCATCCAGACCTTCATCTCCTTCGACGGGACGCTCAGCTCGTGGTGGACGAAGATCTCGATCGGCGTGCTCCTCCTGGTGTTCGTCGTCATGCAGCGGTTCTTCACGAGGAGGCAGGCATGA
- a CDS encoding ABC transporter permease, whose product MPDVRTLLRSSLVWPVLALLALVVLNVVVNPGFLSIRLQDGRLYGSVIDILRNGAPVLLVALGMTLVIATRGIDLSVGAIAAISGAVACVQIAGSSQESAAATAIVAMSMALAVAVLLGLWNGFLVSVLGIQPIIATLVLMTAGRGLAMLVTDGQITTVNNPTFRLIGAGFFLAVPVAVLVALVVFAATAILTRRTALGMLIESVGINPEASRLAGVRSRTIIWTVYVFAAFCAGIAGLMIAANTSAADANNAGLWIELDAILAVVIGGTSLAGGRFSLTGTFVGALFIQTLATTIPTIGIPAETNYLFKAVAVIAVCLLQSPQARGALAARRSSTRAKAGVA is encoded by the coding sequence GTGCCTGACGTGCGCACGCTGCTCCGCAGCTCTCTCGTGTGGCCGGTCCTGGCCCTGCTCGCCCTCGTCGTGCTCAACGTCGTGGTGAACCCCGGCTTCCTCTCGATCCGTCTGCAGGACGGGCGCCTCTACGGCAGCGTGATCGACATCCTGCGCAACGGTGCCCCGGTGCTCCTGGTGGCACTGGGGATGACGCTGGTCATCGCCACCCGCGGCATCGACCTGTCGGTCGGCGCGATCGCGGCGATCTCCGGGGCCGTGGCCTGCGTGCAGATCGCGGGATCCTCGCAGGAGTCGGCCGCGGCCACCGCCATCGTCGCGATGTCGATGGCGCTCGCCGTCGCCGTGCTGCTGGGCCTGTGGAACGGTTTCCTCGTCTCGGTGCTGGGCATCCAGCCGATCATCGCGACGCTCGTGCTCATGACCGCCGGGCGTGGTCTGGCCATGCTCGTGACCGACGGGCAGATCACCACGGTCAACAACCCGACGTTCCGACTCATCGGTGCCGGCTTCTTCCTGGCCGTGCCCGTCGCGGTGCTGGTGGCGCTCGTCGTGTTCGCCGCCACCGCGATCCTGACCCGGCGCACCGCGCTCGGCATGCTCATCGAGTCGGTGGGCATCAACCCCGAGGCGAGCCGTCTCGCCGGTGTCCGCAGCCGCACCATCATCTGGACGGTCTACGTGTTCGCCGCGTTCTGCGCCGGCATCGCGGGCCTCATGATCGCCGCGAACACGAGTGCGGCCGACGCCAACAACGCCGGCCTGTGGATCGAGCTCGACGCGATCCTCGCCGTGGTCATCGGCGGCACGTCGCTGGCCGGTGGTCGGTTCTCCCTCACCGGCACGTTCGTCGGCGCGCTGTTCATCCAGACGCTCGCGACGACGATCCCGACGATCGGCATCCCGGCCGAGACGAACTACCTGTTCAAGGCCGTGGCCGTCATCGCGGTGTGCCTGCTGCAGTCGCCCCAGGCGCGCGGCGCCCTCGCGGCCCGACGATCCTCGACCCGCGCGAAGGCAGGTGTGGCATGA